The Armatimonas rosea genome includes a window with the following:
- a CDS encoding ArnT family glycosyltransferase: MPASLRRYLPLLVLLLALVLRLWGITWGLPDASHAFSYHPDESMVVGYGSLQPGQNLLDTGFYNYGSLATLTDRFLLLATGAATGFPTTGSLLLARLLTVAYGVGTCGLLIALGKRLEKPEVGLSAATLYAVAPLAVQHGHFATVDVPATFWVTASLLMALTNPRLFWAGLFAGLAAATKYNAGLVLLTGIATTIFPLREAGEGGEPKRAGGGKNMVLLLAGAALGFLLGCPGVAINFSQFWTDFSFELKHGREEYFIGQLAALYWPTLGLLAALGSPLWILGVGKALASRTKTELVLLAFVLPYFLLLAVSANQYLRYCLPLLPALCWLVASLPWRPVVAVGGLLAAAFSVALCSVMAGPDPRDEAAAFLMKRGATSVGFARGPWFWSPPLDPGLAHPSPLMAKGTANKSTKLRLFAVPDGRDWDASLLDETQPDAVVLSEFEYAAALRTQNPQALAYLAALTARYPTKTAFVRPLPLLGARESNGLPVQPLPIDMLYPNQSVVVFTKE; this comes from the coding sequence ATGCCTGCCTCGCTTCGCCGCTACCTGCCCCTGCTGGTTCTCTTGCTGGCGCTGGTGCTGCGGCTCTGGGGGATCACCTGGGGCCTCCCCGATGCGAGTCATGCCTTCTCCTACCACCCCGACGAGTCCATGGTCGTGGGCTATGGCTCCCTCCAGCCCGGCCAAAATCTCCTCGACACCGGCTTCTACAACTACGGCTCCCTCGCCACCCTCACCGACCGCTTCCTGCTCCTCGCCACCGGCGCGGCGACCGGCTTTCCCACCACAGGCAGCCTGCTCCTCGCCCGCTTGCTGACGGTCGCCTACGGAGTCGGGACGTGCGGCTTGCTGATCGCCCTGGGCAAGCGCCTGGAAAAGCCCGAGGTCGGCCTGAGCGCGGCGACACTCTACGCGGTTGCACCGCTCGCGGTCCAGCACGGGCACTTCGCCACAGTCGATGTCCCCGCCACGTTCTGGGTCACGGCAAGCCTACTCATGGCGCTCACCAACCCCAGGCTCTTCTGGGCCGGCCTCTTCGCGGGACTCGCCGCGGCCACCAAGTACAACGCGGGCCTGGTCCTGCTGACCGGTATTGCCACTACCATCTTCCCCCTTCGCGAAGCCGGAGAGGGTGGCGAGCCTAAGCGAGCCGGGGGAGGCAAAAACATGGTGCTGCTACTGGCTGGTGCCGCACTCGGTTTTCTGCTCGGCTGCCCCGGCGTCGCCATCAACTTCTCCCAGTTCTGGACCGACTTTTCCTTTGAGCTCAAGCACGGGCGCGAGGAGTACTTTATCGGGCAGCTCGCCGCACTCTACTGGCCGACTCTGGGACTGCTCGCGGCGCTGGGAAGCCCGCTCTGGATTCTTGGAGTCGGGAAGGCGCTGGCAAGCCGCACCAAGACCGAGCTTGTCTTGCTGGCGTTTGTGCTGCCCTACTTCCTCCTGCTCGCGGTCTCGGCCAACCAGTATCTCCGCTACTGCCTGCCGCTCCTGCCCGCACTCTGCTGGCTGGTGGCGAGCCTGCCGTGGAGGCCCGTGGTCGCTGTGGGTGGCCTCCTCGCAGCGGCGTTCTCGGTCGCACTCTGCTCCGTGATGGCCGGCCCCGATCCGCGCGACGAAGCCGCGGCGTTCCTCATGAAAAGAGGCGCTACGTCGGTGGGGTTTGCCCGTGGCCCGTGGTTCTGGTCGCCACCGCTCGATCCTGGGCTTGCGCACCCTTCCCCGCTGATGGCAAAGGGCACCGCCAACAAATCGACGAAGCTACGGCTCTTTGCAGTGCCCGACGGCCGGGACTGGGATGCCTCCCTGCTCGACGAGACCCAGCCCGATGCGGTCGTGCTCTCAGAGTTTGAGTACGCGGCGGCGCTTCGCACCCAAAACCCACAGGCGCTGGCCTATCTGGCCGCCCTCACGGCGCGCTACCCCACCAAGACGGCATTCGTGCGCCCCTTGCCCCTGCTGGGAGCACGCGAGAGCAATGGCCTGCCCGTCCAGCCGCTCCCCATCGACATGCTCTATCCCAACCAGAGTGTGGTAGTTTTTACCAAAGAATAA
- a CDS encoding DUF4476 domain-containing protein, translated as MKRQTIVMLATVVGMGALVPVWAQRERVRATTPEAMARDLGDDLREARGLLDRVLLASRGTVRENGGAREREVRRDGDSDRRRLELLLESSERNARDLEREISRLRNQGYSPSLDRSRERQAIRDSEFDQVLFSVHRARTASEEMRIVRQLAVGPWISVGQLRELIKVVDQPRDQEETAFLLYTRLTDPGRFYTVREVFKSSDSWENVCRRLGVR; from the coding sequence ATGAAACGACAGACGATTGTGATGCTAGCGACCGTGGTGGGCATGGGGGCCCTGGTGCCGGTGTGGGCACAGCGGGAGCGGGTTCGAGCCACCACCCCCGAGGCAATGGCGCGCGACCTAGGCGATGACCTACGGGAGGCGCGCGGTCTCCTGGATCGGGTCTTGCTGGCATCCCGTGGCACCGTGCGCGAAAACGGGGGCGCACGGGAGCGCGAGGTTCGCCGCGACGGAGACAGCGACCGCCGCCGCCTGGAGCTGCTCTTGGAGAGCTCGGAGCGCAATGCCCGGGACCTAGAGCGAGAGATCTCCCGCCTGCGGAACCAAGGCTACAGTCCGTCGCTGGACCGCTCTCGTGAGCGTCAGGCCATCCGTGACAGCGAGTTCGACCAGGTCCTTTTCTCGGTGCACCGGGCACGGACCGCGAGCGAGGAGATGCGGATCGTGCGGCAGCTGGCGGTGGGGCCGTGGATCAGTGTGGGACAGCTCCGGGAGCTGATCAAGGTGGTCGACCAGCCCAGGGATCAGGAAGAGACTGCCTTCCTGCTCTACACACGCCTCACCGATCCGGGACGCTTCTACACCGTCCGTGAGGTGTTCAAGTCGTCGGACTCCTGGGAGAATGTCTGCCGGCGCCTCGGAGTTCGGTAG
- a CDS encoding efflux RND transporter periplasmic adaptor subunit, with product MSGKVLRTAIIGLVVLGGAGFGYSRMQAKATAKPELGRLVTAKTGAIAIKVSETGTLEPVTKVDVKSRVGGRLLKIFVRPGDRVGVGAPLATVDPTEVSRQVASVQAQLQASQAGLAQSRENYQLSLQTTALAVRRAEVGLENAKVSLREAGVNVKDAEVGLRDAEVALDNAKVGIVQAQTRVDQASAPTRSQDIQQAEQSVRRIKAQIADANRTLERRKLLLEKGYISQQEVDSARTQIDLAEADLASAQQRVELLKEGPRKEDIAPTQIGVDTAKMAVESAKIRVETAKVRVEQSKVRYNQAQVALKTAEVQLATERANARQAQVRSKDILRSQADVAQSENRLAEQSVQLKETRIVAPIAGEVTGKYLEEGELVASATAGFAQGAAIVTIADLAKMQVKVNVNEVDVSRLSVGLPVEIRVDGIQEGTFHGRVVSLAPASLTSTQQGTSASASGNIVRFEVKIAVTEHDRRLRPGMTANVDILLNKKDNVVVLPAEALRPGNKVVVVTGTGKKAAKEERQVTLGLKDDARVEILSGLKPGDQVEVPKLDAKDRRTIKMDGPQG from the coding sequence GTGTCAGGAAAAGTTTTACGGACAGCGATTATTGGGCTGGTGGTGCTGGGGGGCGCGGGCTTTGGTTACTCCCGAATGCAGGCAAAGGCGACGGCCAAGCCGGAACTGGGGCGGCTCGTGACCGCCAAGACCGGGGCGATCGCTATCAAGGTCTCGGAGACGGGGACCTTGGAGCCGGTGACCAAGGTCGATGTGAAGTCGCGGGTCGGGGGACGCTTGCTCAAGATCTTTGTTAGGCCCGGCGACCGCGTGGGCGTGGGCGCTCCCCTGGCGACAGTCGATCCCACGGAGGTCTCTCGCCAGGTCGCCAGTGTGCAGGCGCAGCTCCAGGCCAGCCAGGCGGGGCTTGCCCAGTCGCGGGAGAACTACCAGCTCTCCCTCCAGACCACGGCGCTCGCGGTCCGGCGCGCGGAGGTCGGGCTGGAGAACGCCAAGGTCAGCCTGCGCGAGGCGGGGGTGAATGTTAAAGACGCCGAGGTGGGCCTTCGGGATGCCGAGGTCGCGCTGGACAATGCCAAGGTGGGGATTGTCCAGGCCCAGACCCGTGTTGACCAGGCATCGGCCCCGACCCGCTCTCAGGACATCCAGCAGGCCGAGCAGAGTGTCCGGCGCATCAAGGCCCAGATCGCCGATGCCAACCGGACTCTGGAGCGCCGCAAGCTCTTGCTGGAGAAGGGCTACATCTCCCAGCAGGAGGTGGACTCCGCACGCACCCAGATCGATCTCGCGGAGGCCGATCTGGCCAGTGCCCAGCAGCGGGTCGAGCTCCTCAAGGAGGGGCCGCGCAAGGAAGATATCGCCCCCACCCAGATCGGGGTGGACACGGCCAAGATGGCGGTGGAGTCGGCCAAGATTCGGGTCGAGACCGCCAAGGTGCGTGTCGAGCAGTCGAAGGTGCGCTACAACCAGGCACAAGTCGCGCTCAAGACCGCCGAGGTCCAGCTCGCTACCGAGCGTGCTAATGCGCGCCAGGCGCAGGTGCGGAGTAAGGATATCCTGCGCTCCCAGGCCGATGTCGCCCAGAGCGAGAACCGCCTCGCGGAGCAGTCCGTACAGCTCAAGGAGACCCGCATTGTCGCCCCGATCGCGGGCGAGGTGACCGGCAAGTACCTGGAAGAGGGGGAGCTGGTCGCCTCGGCCACGGCGGGGTTTGCCCAAGGCGCGGCGATTGTCACGATCGCGGATCTGGCCAAGATGCAGGTGAAGGTCAATGTGAATGAGGTCGATGTCTCCCGGCTCTCGGTGGGGCTGCCCGTGGAGATTCGTGTGGACGGCATTCAAGAGGGGACCTTTCATGGCCGAGTCGTCTCGCTTGCGCCCGCCTCGCTCACCAGCACCCAGCAAGGCACCAGTGCCAGCGCCAGCGGCAACATTGTCCGCTTTGAAGTCAAGATCGCGGTCACGGAGCACGACAGGCGGCTGCGCCCCGGCATGACCGCCAACGTGGATATCCTGCTCAATAAGAAAGACAATGTTGTGGTTCTGCCCGCCGAGGCGCTCCGTCCGGGAAACAAAGTGGTGGTCGTGACGGGAACCGGGAAGAAAGCTGCGAAAGAAGAGCGGCAGGTGACGCTTGGCCTCAAGGACGATGCCCGGGTCGAGATTCTCTCGGGCCTCAAGCCGGGCGATCAGGTGGAGGTTCCGAAATTGGATGCCAAGGACCGGAGAACCATCAAGATGGATGGCCCGCAAGGTTAG
- a CDS encoding PEP-CTERM sorting domain-containing protein has product MRQKDKLASLTLLGLTSLFGVSSAAHAQLIAADAYPIGSNLANGEYPANTALSNNTGVLTGLATIGFQSGRYAGGTGTAQFAATSSGLNYAPLNASSSASGKVTYSATGLDNTVRSTARNLAPAAPSSSTYWMSILLNRGAVPATTGRNYVMAGFGGTAAPTLASEVAGAATGPGLFVGYSGDVGNLAIRYRDNGGTAAWQETVLASGAGTALDNITNAVVVKIQVNTAGITDSVSWWLNPTDFTDETTLGTSSASTGTIANANVLSSNTDLVRLNYASRNWNGSAFFDELRLSQDLFGLGGGIAGVVPEPGTLAFGLLGLGALALGARRRR; this is encoded by the coding sequence ATGAGACAAAAAGACAAACTCGCATCGCTTACTCTCTTGGGGCTCACTAGTCTGTTTGGGGTTTCTTCTGCTGCCCACGCGCAGCTGATCGCGGCGGACGCCTACCCGATTGGTAGTAACCTCGCCAACGGGGAGTATCCCGCAAATACCGCACTGAGTAACAATACCGGTGTGCTCACGGGGCTGGCGACGATTGGGTTCCAGTCCGGGCGGTACGCTGGGGGAACCGGAACCGCCCAGTTCGCTGCGACATCGTCGGGGCTGAACTACGCTCCTCTGAACGCGAGCAGCTCCGCCAGTGGGAAGGTCACGTACTCGGCAACAGGCCTCGACAATACCGTGCGCTCTACGGCACGGAACCTCGCACCCGCCGCTCCCTCCAGCTCCACCTACTGGATGAGTATTCTCCTCAACCGCGGCGCGGTGCCCGCGACCACCGGGCGCAACTATGTCATGGCAGGCTTCGGGGGGACGGCTGCTCCCACGCTGGCGAGTGAGGTCGCCGGAGCGGCGACCGGCCCAGGGCTCTTTGTGGGCTACTCGGGTGATGTGGGAAACCTGGCGATTCGCTACCGGGACAATGGAGGCACGGCGGCTTGGCAGGAGACGGTGCTGGCCTCGGGGGCGGGGACTGCTCTCGATAATATCACGAACGCCGTGGTAGTGAAGATCCAGGTCAACACCGCAGGCATCACCGACTCTGTCTCTTGGTGGCTCAACCCCACGGACTTCACCGACGAGACCACCTTGGGAACGTCGAGTGCCAGCACCGGCACGATCGCCAACGCCAATGTCCTCTCCTCCAATACCGACTTGGTCCGGCTAAACTACGCCTCGCGCAACTGGAATGGAAGCGCTTTCTTCGATGAGCTTCGCCTCTCCCAGGATCTCTTTGGCCTCGGGGGCGGCATTGCCGGGGTGGTGCCGGAGCCAGGGACCCTGGCGTTCGGTCTGCTGGGCCTGGGAGCCCTCGCCCTTGGTGCTCGCCGCCGTCGCTGA
- a CDS encoding PEP-CTERM sorting domain-containing protein, producing the protein MKRLILPLVLVCAATLPASAQVQLSLLTSVSLTGAMGNGIQPSAVAWDGTNAWVGVYNNSGAAANTFIVPVANVLTSPTVGTSFGTFSTSNTRGISSLSVNSSGTLIASLDNGANNASSIRAFTGSTGTQLWALGDAAGGNDSAKRGNGTAFDPGFNGTGTNAGGAAFLSIGSGRRFVVNPTTGAYLNGGTGGNADAIINFSPTSTTWRDLAFDPATGDLYTRESNRIGKATRTSNNGFSGNASTTLVASVGATAVDSQNIAFVNNSATGNFLLVNNRASGASGQQLGTVLQAYTTTGTALTLAFTGIDPVATVGVGSYDFSYDSVSKTLAVSDFSNKQLYIFSVGASAGSVAPEPGTLALCALGLGVGLGLRRKQTR; encoded by the coding sequence ATGAAGCGACTTATCTTACCCCTGGTTCTCGTCTGTGCGGCCACTCTCCCGGCGAGCGCACAAGTGCAGCTCTCTCTTCTGACTAGTGTCAGCCTCACGGGCGCGATGGGCAATGGGATCCAGCCCTCGGCGGTGGCCTGGGACGGCACCAATGCCTGGGTCGGGGTCTACAACAACTCGGGGGCGGCGGCCAACACGTTTATCGTCCCGGTCGCCAATGTCCTGACCTCGCCGACCGTCGGGACGAGCTTTGGCACCTTCAGCACCAGCAATACCCGCGGAATCTCCAGCCTCTCGGTCAATAGTAGCGGAACCCTGATCGCCTCCCTGGACAACGGTGCGAACAATGCCAGCTCGATCCGTGCCTTCACCGGAAGCACAGGGACACAGCTCTGGGCACTCGGGGATGCGGCCGGAGGCAACGACTCTGCCAAGCGTGGCAACGGCACGGCCTTCGATCCGGGCTTCAACGGCACGGGAACCAACGCGGGGGGGGCGGCGTTCCTCTCGATCGGCTCGGGGCGGCGCTTCGTGGTCAATCCGACCACCGGGGCGTACCTCAACGGCGGCACGGGAGGCAACGCCGATGCGATCATCAACTTCTCCCCCACCAGCACCACCTGGCGGGATCTGGCCTTCGACCCGGCAACCGGCGATCTCTACACCCGGGAGAGCAACCGGATCGGCAAGGCGACCCGCACGAGCAACAACGGCTTCTCCGGCAACGCCAGCACGACCCTGGTAGCGAGTGTGGGCGCGACCGCGGTGGACAGCCAGAACATCGCCTTTGTCAATAACAGCGCCACGGGCAACTTCCTGCTGGTCAACAACCGAGCCAGTGGAGCCAGCGGCCAGCAGCTGGGGACGGTTCTGCAGGCCTACACCACCACAGGAACGGCGCTCACGCTGGCCTTCACGGGGATCGACCCGGTGGCAACGGTGGGTGTCGGGTCCTACGACTTCTCCTACGACTCTGTCAGCAAGACCCTGGCGGTGAGCGACTTCTCCAACAAGCAGCTCTATATCTTCTCGGTCGGCGCGAGCGCGGGCTCGGTGGCTCCGGAGCCGGGAACCCTAGCGCTGTGCGCCCTCGGGCTGGGCGTCGGGCTGGGCCTGCGCCGCAAGCAGACGCGCTAG
- a CDS encoding tetratricopeptide repeat protein produces MKLSPWVYLFLLASGCEGPREKPKPLEIKLPAASPTPASTVVLYADIFRRRLVPPGTDTNVDRVETELAKHPKDPKALKAVGLAYYAAGGYEAAIKRLTGLEDPEAQLYLGYSQMALGNHTEALAALGKLTPNTAGLTEKQLGQALLEQGNIYFQALKKDDKAEAWYRIALRYDSSGEATLALGLLKASQGKTGEAQKSLVKASETLPAGKLRAAAFAALGRLESDPAKARAWYDKTRKDDPENPWLKKLAQ; encoded by the coding sequence ATGAAATTATCTCCCTGGGTTTACCTGTTTTTGTTAGCCTCGGGCTGTGAGGGGCCACGCGAGAAGCCCAAGCCTCTGGAGATCAAGCTCCCCGCCGCGAGCCCGACCCCTGCTTCGACAGTCGTCCTCTACGCCGATATCTTCCGCCGGCGCCTCGTCCCCCCCGGAACCGACACCAATGTCGATCGGGTCGAGACCGAGCTGGCGAAACACCCTAAAGACCCCAAGGCACTTAAAGCCGTCGGGCTGGCCTACTACGCCGCCGGGGGCTACGAAGCCGCGATCAAGCGCCTCACCGGCCTCGAAGACCCCGAGGCCCAGCTCTATCTCGGCTACTCGCAGATGGCACTGGGAAATCACACCGAAGCACTAGCCGCGCTGGGGAAGCTCACCCCCAATACTGCCGGCCTCACCGAGAAACAGCTGGGGCAGGCGCTTCTCGAGCAGGGAAATATCTACTTCCAGGCGCTGAAAAAAGACGACAAGGCCGAGGCATGGTACCGCATCGCACTTCGGTACGACTCTTCCGGGGAAGCCACCTTGGCCCTAGGACTCCTAAAAGCCAGCCAGGGCAAGACTGGGGAGGCGCAGAAGAGCCTGGTGAAGGCAAGCGAGACACTCCCTGCAGGGAAGCTGCGTGCGGCGGCGTTTGCGGCGCTAGGGCGGCTGGAGAGCGATCCGGCAAAGGCGCGCGCTTGGTACGATAAGACCCGAAAGGACGACCCGGAGAACCCATGGCTCAAGAAGCTTGCACAGTAG
- a CDS encoding PPC domain-containing DNA-binding protein, which produces MAQEACTVVALRLTPGQDLKQALVALSQREGIGAACVLTCVGSLSTANLRYAGKSEGATLERPLEILSLVGTLGRGGVHLHLTVADEQGQTLGGHLLDGCLVRTTAELVLGVLPGVIFDREPDPETGYLELVVRSEP; this is translated from the coding sequence ATGGCTCAAGAAGCTTGCACAGTAGTTGCCCTCCGGCTCACACCGGGGCAGGATCTGAAGCAAGCGCTGGTCGCCCTGAGCCAGCGCGAGGGGATCGGCGCGGCGTGCGTGCTGACTTGTGTGGGGAGCCTGAGCACGGCGAACCTGCGCTACGCGGGCAAGTCCGAGGGGGCGACTCTGGAGCGGCCTCTGGAAATCCTCAGCCTTGTCGGAACCCTGGGGCGCGGTGGGGTTCACTTGCACCTCACGGTCGCCGATGAGCAGGGGCAGACCCTGGGGGGACATCTCCTCGACGGCTGCTTAGTGCGCACGACCGCGGAGCTGGTTCTGGGAGTCCTGCCCGGTGTGATCTTCGACCGCGAGCCCGACCCCGAGACAGGCTATCTTGAGCTGGTGGTGCGCTCTGAGCCCTGA
- the dtd gene encoding D-aminoacyl-tRNA deacylase has translation MRAVLQRVTEASVSVEGEVVGQIGSGLLVLLGVAEGDTDTDAETIATKIAEIRLFPPEGEASGMERSVTETAGAVLVVSQFTLMGDCRKGRRPSWLAAARPDEGKRLYERVVAALQARGVPTQTGTFRTHMQVQLTNDGPVTILLDSRKAF, from the coding sequence GTGCGAGCCGTACTACAGAGAGTGACCGAGGCATCGGTATCCGTGGAGGGCGAGGTTGTCGGTCAGATCGGCTCCGGTCTGCTGGTCCTGCTGGGGGTCGCCGAGGGCGATACCGACACGGACGCCGAGACAATCGCTACCAAGATCGCCGAGATTCGCCTCTTTCCCCCCGAGGGAGAAGCCAGTGGCATGGAGCGCTCGGTGACGGAGACGGCGGGCGCGGTGCTGGTGGTCTCACAGTTTACGCTGATGGGGGACTGCCGCAAGGGACGACGCCCAAGCTGGCTTGCCGCCGCCCGCCCCGACGAGGGCAAGCGGCTCTATGAGCGCGTGGTAGCCGCCCTTCAAGCACGCGGGGTTCCCACCCAGACCGGCACCTTTCGCACCCACATGCAGGTGCAGCTCACAAACGATGGCCCGGTGACGATCTTGCTGGACAGCAGGAAGGCATTCTGA
- a CDS encoding tetratricopeptide repeat protein, protein MDERDDDLAPVAEENAAPTSGEAGHEEPDDDVRDSDPYSTLSGDEDEAQPTAQLLSEQGEKRLDEGNIGEALDKYRGAVRAARKTGEDESDHRVNLGDAYAYSGQGLNAFRQYKRAIKLSPRKAEPHFSMGELYHRYGRLPSAVHEYRTALQFAPDNAWYRYRLSEALLQMGDLPAAIAELEETVKLKPQDGFYHFWLGDLYGRAERFDEAIRELQQATLFAPYDAYYNVRLGAFYRRRKMYRDAALAVRQALRLAPKNAPYHCLLADLYSDLRLDDYAVHHYQAAGMLDDYDTEQLHRLRVYAGIESEDLLALEAFELDANGDFAMPSDRE, encoded by the coding sequence ATGGACGAACGCGACGACGACCTGGCACCTGTGGCGGAAGAAAATGCCGCTCCGACATCGGGCGAGGCCGGGCACGAAGAGCCCGATGACGATGTCCGAGACAGCGATCCCTACTCCACGCTCTCGGGCGACGAGGACGAGGCACAGCCCACCGCACAGCTCCTCTCCGAGCAAGGGGAGAAGCGCCTCGATGAGGGCAATATCGGGGAGGCACTGGACAAGTACCGGGGAGCGGTTCGCGCTGCCCGCAAGACGGGCGAGGATGAGAGCGACCACCGGGTGAACTTGGGCGATGCCTACGCCTACTCCGGTCAGGGCCTCAACGCCTTTCGTCAGTACAAGCGCGCCATCAAGCTCTCTCCCCGCAAGGCCGAGCCGCACTTCTCGATGGGCGAGCTCTACCACCGCTACGGCCGCCTCCCCAGCGCGGTCCATGAGTACCGCACCGCCCTCCAGTTCGCCCCCGACAATGCCTGGTACCGCTACCGCCTGAGCGAGGCCCTGCTCCAGATGGGCGATCTCCCCGCCGCGATCGCGGAGCTGGAGGAGACCGTCAAGCTCAAGCCCCAGGACGGCTTCTACCACTTCTGGCTCGGCGATCTCTACGGCCGTGCGGAGCGCTTCGATGAGGCCATCCGGGAGCTGCAGCAAGCGACTCTCTTTGCGCCCTACGATGCCTACTACAATGTCCGGCTGGGCGCGTTTTACCGCCGCCGCAAGATGTACCGGGACGCCGCGCTCGCGGTACGCCAGGCCCTGCGCCTCGCGCCGAAGAACGCGCCCTACCACTGCCTCCTCGCCGATCTCTACTCCGACCTACGCCTCGACGACTACGCCGTGCACCACTACCAAGCCGCCGGGATGCTCGACGACTACGACACCGAGCAGCTCCACCGCCTGCGGGTCTACGCCGGGATTGAGAGCGAGGACCTGCTTGCTCTCGAAGCCTTCGAGCTCGACGCCAACGGCGACTTCGCCATGCCCTCCGACCGGGAGTAG
- a CDS encoding glycoside hydrolase family 26 protein: MQSAAEWRRRAEALEKAGKFAEAADAYRKEAAIYRKNGDTEGARVEEGKAARISSSVQLFAHLPTVAPKIMSPLAKWEPPYGCYLGGFIDRDERLGTTFQDENFQSHEDPAAFGEKTGKKHASVFCYVSYGRPFPKKWVARLKEQGVAPHIAWEPNDGLQVVKQDTYLRQFAQDAAEADCPIFLRYASEMNGDWTRYGGDANAADYIVKWQLVRQVFAQIAPNVAMVWCVNVIPEKNITKFYPGDAYVDWVGINFYSVPFYDNDPKRSGMADNPADYLKYVYATYAPKKPIAICEFGASHLSKADGKDRSAWASKKINELYASLPRLYPRVKLVDIFDMDNLKYATPGRQLNNYSVTDSDEVLAGYKRAIASDYFLSRIGATAKVATTVPIPATGLTVPSGTLRVSSWARCYAESFRVTYQVDGKDAASATEPGGREATLTLSPGPHKITAIVTDDKGRVATKTEASVTAK, from the coding sequence ATGCAATCTGCTGCTGAGTGGCGTCGTCGTGCGGAAGCGCTGGAGAAGGCGGGGAAGTTCGCGGAGGCGGCAGACGCCTACCGCAAAGAGGCCGCGATCTACCGCAAGAACGGGGATACCGAGGGGGCGCGTGTCGAGGAGGGCAAGGCGGCCCGCATCTCTAGCAGCGTCCAGCTCTTTGCCCACCTGCCGACGGTCGCGCCCAAGATTATGTCGCCACTAGCCAAGTGGGAGCCGCCCTACGGGTGCTACCTCGGGGGCTTTATCGACCGCGACGAGCGCCTGGGCACTACGTTTCAGGACGAGAACTTCCAGAGCCACGAGGACCCGGCGGCCTTTGGGGAGAAGACCGGCAAGAAGCACGCGAGTGTCTTTTGTTATGTCAGCTACGGACGGCCGTTTCCTAAGAAGTGGGTCGCGCGGCTCAAAGAACAAGGGGTCGCGCCGCATATCGCCTGGGAGCCCAACGATGGCCTGCAAGTGGTCAAGCAAGATACCTACCTGCGCCAGTTCGCCCAAGACGCCGCCGAGGCAGACTGCCCGATCTTTCTGCGCTACGCCTCGGAGATGAACGGCGACTGGACCCGCTACGGCGGCGATGCCAACGCGGCTGACTATATCGTCAAGTGGCAGCTCGTGCGGCAGGTCTTTGCCCAGATTGCGCCCAATGTGGCGATGGTCTGGTGTGTCAATGTGATCCCAGAGAAGAACATCACCAAGTTCTACCCCGGCGATGCCTATGTCGACTGGGTGGGCATTAATTTCTACTCGGTCCCGTTCTACGACAACGATCCCAAGCGCTCGGGGATGGCGGACAACCCGGCGGACTACCTCAAGTATGTCTACGCGACCTACGCCCCCAAGAAGCCTATCGCGATCTGTGAGTTTGGCGCGTCCCACCTCTCCAAGGCCGATGGCAAGGACCGGAGCGCCTGGGCCAGCAAGAAGATCAACGAGCTCTACGCCTCATTGCCGCGCCTCTACCCGCGCGTGAAGCTGGTCGATATCTTCGACATGGACAACCTAAAGTACGCCACACCGGGCCGCCAGCTCAACAACTACTCGGTGACCGACTCCGACGAGGTCTTGGCGGGCTACAAGCGGGCGATTGCGTCGGACTACTTCCTCTCCCGTATCGGCGCGACGGCCAAAGTGGCGACCACGGTTCCGATTCCTGCGACCGGCCTCACGGTTCCGAGCGGCACGCTCCGGGTCTCGTCGTGGGCGCGCTGCTACGCCGAGTCGTTCCGGGTGACCTACCAAGTGGACGGTAAAGACGCCGCCTCCGCCACCGAGCCTGGCGGTCGCGAGGCAACACTCACGCTCTCCCCCGGCCCCCACAAAATCACCGCTATCGTCACCGACGACAAAGGCCGTGTGGCGACCAAGACAGAAGCGAGCGTGACGGCGAAGTAG